ATATATTTACTTAATCTTTTTTTATACTCTTTTATTCCCTCTGCAAGATATTTTTCGCCAATTTTTCCAACGCAAATTATTTTTATCTTAAGCACTTGCCTCCACCCTTTCTAACAAACAATAAGGAGCAGCTTAATAATGAACAAAACTGCTCCTTCAAATAGAAATATTTAAAATAAAGGCTTCCCATTTCAAGACTATTAACCTTAACTTAGATGTTAGTTCCTTGGACTGCCTAAAACAAGATCTAATTCAACTTCTTCCTGTCCTCTCATAACAGTTATAGTTATTTCATCACCTATTTCGTATTGATCTCTAATTTTCCTAAGTTCTGCTAAGGTTTGCACTTCTTCATCCTCCATCTTCAAAATAATATCTCCTCTTTGTAAACCTGCTTCATCTGCCGGACTTCCATTTTCCACCTCCGCTATACGCATACCTGGTATTGGAGCAAAGGGATCTACTTCCTCAACAATGATCCCTAGCCACGGTCTTTCAACGTATCCCTGATCTCTTAATTCTTCCACAACATCTTGCACTAAGTTAGAAGGAATAGCAAACCCCATCCCTTCAACTCCATGAGCCTGTATTTTTACACTGTTTATACCAATAACCTCCCCTTTTGCATTTACAAGAGGCCCTCCACTATTACCTGGGTTTATTGCAGCATCAGTCTGGACCAATTCTACGTAATCATTTTCAATTAGCATGGTCCTGTCAGGGGCACTGATAACACCAGAAGTCACCGAACGTTGAAAGTCAAGACCCAAAGGATTCCCTATGGCTACTGCTAGCTCACCCCTTACAAGTTCATCGGAGTCACCAAATTCTACAGCAGGCAACCCACTTTTTTCAATTTTTAGAAGAGCAAGGTCAGATTCCTGGTCAGTTCCTATTACTTCAGCTCTTTCATCATCCCCCTCTTCTATGTTTATATATATTTCATTAGCATGTTGAATAACGTGATAGTTAGTAACTACGTATCCATCTGAATCGACAATAATTCCTGATCCTGCACCTTCTAATTCTTGCTGTTGCCCAAAAGCACCTACTCTATCAGTTGAAACTCCAACCACTGATGGCATCACAGCATTTGCAGCTCTAACAACAGGAGTATCCTGATAATCTTCTTCCTCATCATTAAATGGCCAAATCTTTTCTTCTCCTTCTACAATATCTGCAAGTTCTTCTTTTTTCTCTTTTGAAATTTGTTCATCTTGGTTTTGTTTTGTATTTGTGTCCAGATTTTCTTCTAGCTGGGCTTCAAATCTACTAACTACTACAGGCGGCAAAATAATAGCAAGCATTATACCACCAATTATTATTCCAAAGAACAAGGGTAAAATTAAAGATTTGAAGCGACTGGTGGATTTGTTTTCAAACTCATCAAATAAACTCATAATTAACCCCTCCTAAAATTGCTTAACCTTCCACTTGAATTAATGAAGTTCCATTTTTTCTATCTGCAACCATCAAATTGGTTTCACCTGCTGATATACCGTTAAACACCATTGAGTTCTTTATACAATTAAAAGCCAAGTCAGGTTTATTGTTTTCTTCACTAAGGTGGGCTAATACAATATTATCTGTGTTTGATGTTACAATATCTCCAAGTTTTTCAGCCAAATCATCATTTGACAAATGACCTTTTACGCTCCTGATTCTTTTTTTTAAAAAAAGAGGATATGGCCCTTTCTTTAATAATTCTGGATCATGGTTGGACTCAATGATCAAACAATTAGACCCTTTTAGTCTATCTTTCATAACACTACTAAAAACTCCACAATCAGTTGCTATGCTTATCTTTATATTATTAACCATTAAGTTAAAGCCAACCGGGTCCAAAGCATCGTGCGATACCGGAAAAGGTGCTACATATATATCATTTAGTTCAAACCCACCTTTATGTAATTCTCTTTCATTTTGATGGTTAATTTCACCAATCATTGATTTTAGTTGTTCCCACGTTCTCTTTGTTGCATATACTGGTATATCATATCTCCTGCTAAAAACTCCTACTCCGGTCACATGATCTTTGTGCTCATGAGAAACCAAGATTCCTGAAAGCTCATTTGGGTCAACGTTTAATTCTTTCAATTTATTTTCTATAAATTTACCAGATAGACCAGCATCAATAAGTATTTTAGTATTATGACCTTCAATAAATATTGAATTACCATTACTGCCACTTGCTAGAACTTTTACTTTAAACATAGCCCTCTCCCTTGGTTGTATATTCTTTTTTTACTTTTTATTTTTCTTATCATCTTCTTTTTTGAGTTTTTGATCTATTTTTATTAGTTCATAATCTTTAGTACCCATCCCCAGTTCTTCAGCATGATCTATATGCCACTGTGGGTGTTTCTCATTGATGGCTGCAAGGGGTTCTTCTTCTTTTTTAACTTCTTTTTCATATCCTTTTGATTCGGGAAGTAGCTCTGCCTCTTTTAATATATCTAGAGTTGCTTTTTCTATTGCAACAATATCATCCGAAACAAGTACTCCTTGATCTTGCACAACAGGTGTATCTGCCATAGGCATACAATCACATTCTGGTTGAACTTCTAATATAAAGTTAATATACAAAATCTTGCCTTTTTGGAATGTACTCACAGCAGCATATGCAGCTTCAGCAAGGCCTTTTTGAAATCTTTCTTCTGATTGAGGTAAAGTCAGAGCTTCTTCTTTACACACTCTTGCACACCTTCCACATTTAACACAGATCTCATAATTAACCTCTATATTTTCGGTACTATCGTCTTTGTATATCGCCTCGTGAGGACAAACCTCTATACATCTTTCACAATAAGTACATTTTTCTTTATCCCATTCAAGACTGATATTTTGAGCAAAGTGAATTCTTCCTCTTTCAGCGTGACCGCAATCATTCCTACAGCTTATTGCACCCATTCCCAAGTTTTTTATCGCCCCACCATATCCTGACCCTATATGCCCTTTGCAGTGTGATATAACTATCATCGAGGGAGAATTATATATAGTTGAAGCAATTCCGATCTCGCCCAGTATGTCACCTGCTTTTACATTAATTTTGTCTTGTCCGAAAATACCGTCTGCAAGCACCATAGGAGCTCCAACAGAAAGGTGATTTAAACCTTCCATATTTGCTACTTCCAAATATTCAAGACCGGGTATTCTAACCGTATCAGTTACAAACGGCTGTCCACCATGTTCTTTTATTTTTTCCACAACTTTTCTTATAAATATAGGCCTTATTATCCTGTGTGCACCATAAGACCCAAAGTGTGTCTTCACTGCCACATATTCTTTTTCATCAAAATAATTAGATAAATCAATTCGATTTAATATTTCTTCAAACTTAGCAACAAAACTGTGATTATAATCAAATTCATTTGCTCTTGCATCAGCAAAATAGATTTGATTTTTTGCCATTTTGACCACCCTCCTTCTTAATAAGTTATCCCTTCTTCACATCCTTTAATATGGCATATATCATTTAAAAGCACTATTCTTGCTCTAATCTCATTACTATAATAAGAAACACTAACTTTAGTTAAAGATGCGTTACTAAAGACAAAAGGCCAGGGCATATCATATAAGTTATAACCTGTAATTAAAGCAATGAAACCACCAAGTACCCTGCCGTGGGTCACAAGAGCGATATTTTCATTCGTATCAGATGCATCCCTCAAGTGTCTTTCGACTAATAAATTAAAAACTCTTTGAAGCCTTTCTTTAAAAGCAAGTATTCCTTCCTCTTCAGGTATAGTTGTATTCCAGAAGTTTTTTTCCATTTTATTTGCTAATTCGCTATATTTCAACCTTATTTCTTCTCTTGTGAGCCCTTCTATTATGCCCCAACTATATTCTCTTAGCTGTGGGATAACTTCTATTTCTAATTTGTTATCATGGTATCTTTTAATCTCTTCTGCTGTATCTTTTGCCCTTACTAAGTTACTAGAATATATTTTAGATATTTTTTCATTCTTTAGCCTATTTGCCAATAGCTCTGCTTGTTTTGTCCCAGCTTCTGATAATGGATAATCTAAGGTCCCCTGAAACCTTTTATCAATATTTGCTTTAGTAGCTCCATGTCTTATTAATAATAAGTTCATTTTTTCTCTCTGTCGAAGAATATGTTCTTACCACTAGAAGTAAGAGGTATCCCGTAAGCAATTTTTACCTCTTCCCCAAGAAAGCCTAAGTTCAAAGCAGCTTTTCCTGCTGTAAATAACACTCGATTATCCACTCTAAAATCTGCAGCTTTGCTAACAGCAGAACCAATGGCAATACCCAAATCCCCAGTATTGAAAGCACATATACCATTATTCTTTTTATTTTCTTTACAGTTTAAATAACCACAGTATCCACAGGGGGCTACTCCCACAGGTTCTATCTTAGTTCCAATCAATACTATATAGGGTGTATTTTCTAAGCAGCCCGCATCCCTTCTAAAAAATTCAGCCCCTTCTTCATCTGCTATCCTGTACATTTCCTTTTGAAGTTTCTCTAAAGATTCATCAGAAATAACTGCTGTAACAATATTATCAACACCTTTACCTTTAGGTGCAGTTCTAGCTGCAACGCAGATTAATTCTGCTACCTGTTTTAGACCTTTTTTCTCAGCGGCTTTTCCTTCTATTATCATAGTCCACCTCCTTGAAAAATTAAATAGTATAATCAAGTTCTAATTATTATATTAACTACTCAAAAGCTTCTATTTTTCCTTCTAATTCACCAGTAAATGCATTTATATAATAAATTCTATCTTGCAATTTAAATTTCCAAGCAGGTAAAGCATCCCATTTATCTGCATAAAATTCTTGAGTATAATATCCAAAACTTACCTCTTTAATTACATTTTCTACCCCGGAAGGCAAATGACTTTCCAATCTTAATAGTGCCGTAGTAGCAGGTATTATTTCTATAGAATCCTCAGACTTCCCTTTGAAGTCAAGCCAAAAAAATTGGCCTCTTATAATCCCATTAGGTGTAATGATAAGTCTCAGATAACCACCGTAAAAATTCTCATCTTCATTTTTTTGGTGGTACAATAGTTCAATTTGGTTCTCATCTCCAAAATATATCTGTTCCAAAAAAACATTATCTGGTACAGAAATAGTATTAACAAAATCTTTCCCCCAAAAAACTTTATCTGTTGAATGCCAATAATTACTTTTTATAGGAGAATCCACAGGAGTATAACCTCTTGGAAAATAGAATTTGATCATTCCAGAGTTATATATATATATCACCTCATCCTTGGGGCCCATGTATAAATTAAAATTTTCATTTTTTGTTTTCTCAAACTCATTTAAATTTAGTTCTAGGTCATCAAAAAACTTTTCTTCACAAAAACCTTTATTTCTTACCTCATAAAAACTCTTAGACTGTACTTCACCTGGAATATCACTTTTTAGAGAAATATTCTTTGCTTGAAGGTAGTCCAAAACCTCCTCCTTTTTTTCTGGAACTATCCACGGGGAGAAAGATTCAGCCCCTGAGAACCACAATCGATAACCTAATAAAATATTAAGGCATAAAAAAGCAAAGATTAATATTGTTTTTGTTTTATTCCAATCCATCAAAACACCTCATCAACATTTACTTTTCTACAATTACTCCGCCGTCTAAAGCATCGAAAACATATTTATTAGAGTCACTTTCAATAACCAAAACCGGGATTAAAATATTTTGATCTTCTTGTTTATAATAAGCATATTTTATATCTTTAACATCCACTGTAATTTCAATTTGTTTATCTTCATCTATTTGTTTTTCTTCATCAAAGTCTTCAATTTTTCCTTTTAATTCACCCGATAGTTTGTCTTTTAACCAGTTAAGTAAAATTTCTTCTGGTTCTAAAAGTGTTTTTTTTATATTTTCTTGCATGTCTTCATGATTTTGATTTACTGGTTCAATATTTCCTGGAAGCATTCTGAAATAATTAAAAGTTCCCTGAAAATTGAAATCTATTTTAATTGATTCCATATTAATAATGGGATAGCCTTCATGATAATACCTATAGCTTGTTTCAAAATTTCCTTCATCTCTAATTTGATTTTCTCCTGCAAAGTTTAAATTTTCTATTAGCAGATTTTCATTCCAACCGCCATACAAAGAAATATATTCGCCGCTTTTTTCAATGGCTTGTTTTATATTTATACCTTCCCTTGTTGTTTTTGTTAAATCTGTTGCATGCGGCGCATCATATTCAAAGCCTCCTCCAGGTAAAAAACGTAACGCTTTTTGTCCATCAGTATAAATCAAACCACCATCCCATTCATCTATCTTTCTAACAAAAGATAAATCATGAAAGAAAGCCTTAGCTAATCGTTCTTTATCTAATTCTTCATACCCTATTTCTTTTTTGACCATATATTCAGTCATCTCAGGCAAAGTAATTTCACAACTTTTCTCAATTGAAAAGGAGAACTGATCTTTACTAAGTTTATCAATATCAAATTTACCATTTTCGCTTAAATCTAATAGAATTTCATTTGTGTCAATCTGATCAATTAATTCAGATGCAGTTAAAGTTTCACCAGGTCCATCATTTTCTAGATTTAAGTTTTCACTAAGTTTTTCCCTCATGATACCCAATTCCTCGTTAAGTTCTAATTTTAATAATCTATTTTCATTTTTGCAATCTTTCAAAAAGATTCCTATTATTTCAAAGCTGTTATCAAGATAAATTGTCAGCTTGTCAAAATCATTAAATTCATAATTCATGATTTGAGAAGTCTTCAAATTTTCTTTTATTATTTCGACTATGGGAAAGTCAAATTTTAAGATCAATTCATTATAATCATTCTCTAATTTATCTGATATGTCTTCTTTATCATAAATTTCAATTGACAGGTTTTGTTCAATTAACGTTTCAAAAAAATCTTCTTTTAGTATATTCCATATATGACTATATCTTTTTGTGTTTTTTCTAAAAGAATATATAATATCACTTTTTCGTGAGTTGTCTTCTGCATCTGTAAGAATATCAAGTTCATCTGAAGTAATAGTCTCATTCACATCTGCTACTTTTTCGTCTAAAGCTTCGCCTTTTAATCTTAGTAATATTTCAGTGGGTGCAATCTGTTCAAAGATTTGCGCTTTTTCCCCATAATCAATTCGCTCTGATGTTGGCTCATCTGCTAACTCATAATGAGACGATCCCATCCATAATTGACCACTTAAGACTATAGAAGATATTACTAATGTTATAAGAAGTATCGTTTTAAAGTGTTCTAGCATACTTTCTGCCTCCTACAAAAGTGTCATTATTCATGCATCATGAAGTTATACAGATTTTAGGCCCTCCTGATATTTTTCTCGGTTTTGAAAGGGAATAACAGTTCAATAGTTGTCCCTTCTCCTTCTTTACTATAAGCTTTAATCTTTCCTCCGTGAGCTTTGATTATTTCCCGGGAAATTGCAAGTCCAAGGCCTGTACCACCTTTTTCTCTAGATCTCGCTTTATCTACTCTATAAAATCTTTCAAAAACCCTGTTTAAATCACTATCTGGTATCCCTATACCACTGTCTTCTACTATAATTTTCACACCTTCTTTATTTAAGTTTGTAGATGCACTGATACTTCCTCCCGCCGGAGTATATTTTATTGCATTCTCTAAGACATTAGTTAACACTTGTATTATTCTGTTTTTATCACCAGATATCCATAATTTTTCTGGGTAAAAATCTGATTTTAGTTTAAGTTCTTTTCTTTCTGCCATTCCTTCTATATTTTCTATCGACCTTTGGACAAGCTCATTAATCTCCACTTCTCTAAAATTTATTATGTCTTCCTTTTTGTCTAATCTAGACAAAACCAATAAATCATTTATCATGCTAACCATTCTAGAGGTTTCATTTTCAATAACATTCAAAAACCTGTAAGAGTTTGATCTATCTTCCATTGCTCCATCCAAAAGAGTTTCTACGTAACTTTTTATTGATGTCAGTGGAGTTCTAAGCTCATGAGACACATTTTCTATGAATTCTTGCTTCATTTTAATTAACTCTTCTTGTTCTGTAATATCGTTTAATACTATTATAATCCCTTTTTGACTATTATCCTGACTTTTATAAGGTACAACCTGGGCTTTCAAAATTTGATCATTGACTGAAGTAATAAATGTTTCTTTGTTTTTATCTTCAATTGCCTTTTGCGCCCTTAAAAATTCTTCTTTAGTCATAAGGTTGTTTATAAAACCAAGCATTTGTTTAGCAGCGGGATTCATATGAATAACATTATAATCATCGTCAACAACTATCACACCATCTGTCATCTGCTCTAAAATTCTTTCTACCTTGCCTTTCTCTGACGAAATTTCTTTTAAAGTCTTGTCCAACCTAGAAGCAAGAAAATTAAACATCTTGCCAAGACTTCCAACTTCGTCATCACCCTTTATATCAATACGTTTATCAAAATCTCCTTTGGCCATTGCTTCTGCTGTCAAAGTTACTTCTTTAATTGGGTCAGTTATGGTTTTAGCTAGCATAAACCCTAGTATTGCTGTTATTAACATCGCAATTAATGTGCCAGAAAATAATATGGTCCTGACCTCCTCCATGGTAAGGTCAATTTTTTCTAAGGAACCAATCATATAAACTACACCTAAAATCTGTTGTCCTTCTTCAATTGGCATTGCCATGTATTTTTCTCTATAATTAGTTTGAGGGTTTATCCTGATGTCGGTGCCTGTATTTCCTGAAAGAGACCTAGTTATTTCGTGTTCTAAGATTAGTTTACCTTCTAACTCAGAGTCAGCTCCTGTTGTGGTTATTACTCTCCCATTTTGATCAAGGAGAATAATCTCTTTTTCAGTTTCTTTACCTAACTCCTCAATCAAAGAATCCATATACTCTCTGTCAATATCATCATCATCCATATGCCTTTTTAACAAAGTCCCAACAAGCTGAGATTGTGACTTCATGCTTTCCCTGTAATCATTCAAATAATAATTTTCTAGTGAATCCAAAAGATAAACGCTGATAAGTTCCATAGCAATTAAGATTAATAAAAGATAAATAAACACCAGTTTCCACTGTATACTTTTAAGCATTATTTTCAGTCCTCCTAAAGTAGTACCCCATCCCTCTTTTTGTTATAATATAACTAGGAGAACCCGGATCGTCTTCAACTTTTTCTCTTAATCTTCTAATTGTCACATCAACAGTTCTATCATCACCTAAGTATTCATAACCCCATACATGATCTAATAGCCTATCTCTAGTCAGTATTTCTCCTCGATTATTAACAAAATAACTTAAAAGTTTGAATTCTCTGTTTGTTAGTTCAATCGCCTCGCCATTTTTTTCCACGACAGCTTTTTTAAAGTCTATCCTTATATCTCCAATTTTTACTACATTCTTTTCACGCTTATCTTCAGTTTTATTACCGTAGTCAACTCTTCTCAAAATAGCTTTTACTCTCGCTAATAACTCTCTATTACTAAAAGGTTTTGTTACATAGTCATCTGCTCCCATTTCAAGGCCAATAACTCTGTCTACTTCCGAATCTTTGGCTGTCAAGACCAGTATAGGCACAACGCTTTCTTTTCTAATTTCTTTACATGCAGTAAGCCCATCTTTATCTGGTAGCATTAAATCCAATACTATTAAATCAGGATCTTCTTCTCTAAATTTATTTACCCCTTCTTCTCCATTAAAAGCCGTAATTACTTTATAACCTTCATTTTCAAGGTTAAATTGAATTATATCGGCTATTGGTTTTTCATCTTCTATAATAAGTATCCTGGACATGTTCAAATCATCCTTTAGATATTTTCTATCAGTAATATTAATACAATTATAACATACATATAAAATTTGATATCACAAAAAAACACAGCGCCACCGGGGCACTGTGTTTTTATTTATTTAAAAAGAGGGGGTCAGACATCTTTCCTTATCGTCTGATTATATTTTAGCCTATTAATGTTACAACAATATTACAATAAGATTAAATATTTTTAACAAGCCTGTAAACAGACTTTTTGCTCCAGAATCAAAGTTTATTTTTGGATTTAGCATTAACCAGTAATGCCATCAAACTCTCTTTCTTCGTCTTCAGGAGTTTCTATATACACCACCATTTGATTTGGTACGCAGGCTATCGTCTGGCCTGTATGTTCAATCCAACCGGTGTCAGCGCAAATTCCCTGAGGACAAGTTTCTCTAGGCATTCTCTGTACTCTTACTCTATTATTTTCTAGCTCAATATTCGCTTCCCCCCTGGGAACATCAACTGTAACCACTTTCTCTTCTCCCTCGGAGGGAAAAGACATTTCTTCAACCACCTGTCCTTCTACTTCTACAATTACAACTCGCTCATTATAATCATTCCCAAACCAAAACCAACCACTGCTAACAATAACTGATGCTATAAGAAAGACAGTAATTATAATGTCTCCTAATTTTATATATTTTAAATAACTTTTTATTTCCATTTAACTCACACCTTTAAAAATTATTATTTAACATTCACAGCAAAACTTTGAAAAAAACTTTATTTATTCGACTTTAAGTATAACATAATAAACTAACTAATCAACAAAAAATAAAAGGATTATCTCATTTTAATGAGACAACCCTTTATACCGTTTAAGGCCTTGTGTATTTAAATGGATCCACCTGGCTACCATTTCTATGTATTTCAAAATGTAGATGAGCTCCCGTAGCGTTACCTGTTCTTCCGATTTCTCCTATAGGCTGACCTTGTTCTACCGTTTCACCTTGCGAAACATAATTTGTAGCATTATGTGCGTAAAGAGTTTTATACCCATTTGAATGGTTTATAATAACGGTTTTACCATATTGACTTCTATGACCTGAATATTCTACAGTCCCATCATCAGCCGCTTTTATGGTAGTTCCTTGCGAGGCTGCAAAATCCACACCACTATGAAAACCTCTTCCTCTAGGGCCAAAAGTAGAGGTTACATGTCCACTTGAAGAGTTTGCCGGCCATATAAATTGTCCACTTCCCTGTCCACTAGCAGAACCTTCAACTATAACTTTATCTTCTGGATCTTTAACAATTTTTTCATCTATTACTTCTCTTTCTACTTCTTCTCCATTTTCTTTAGTTACTCTATAATTAACTTCTTTCAAGCCTTCTTCCCCTGAGTTTGCCACCTTTTCCTCCCCTGCCGGCATTGAACTATCTTCTTCATAAATCGTTTCATAAGGTATAGATTCTTCTTCTACCTCTTCTATGGTTAACATTACGCTTAACATTTGTCTTTTTTCTGTACTTTCAGATTTTACTTCAGTATCACCTTCATCAGATCCATCCGAGTAGGCTCTTCTAATATTTTCTCGGGTATTACTCTCATTTGAAGCCAAATTAACATCTGATTCTCCAAATAATATAATGTCAAGAGCCTCTTCTTTTTCTATTATTTTTTCAGGTAAAACATACTCAGAATAAACGCTTATTTGTTCTTTAAAGGAAATGTCTGTAATTTTAATACTTTCTTTTTCTTTATAGTCTTCAGTATAGTTAGATTTAACCTCTGCCATAATATTTTCTACTGTTTCTCTATCTTCTAATATAATTTCGTTTTGGGAATCGATATTTAATACAAATGCATTTGTTACAAAATTCAACTTGTTTTCAAGTTCATTGTTTATAAATTTTAGATTTTCCATATCTTTTTCGCTTTCGACAATTTCATGTTTATATTCATTTTCGTATTTGTCTCTATCTAACTTGGTAATGGAAATCTCATTTTTAAGTTCTAAACTATAGCCTTTATTTTGCTCTTGTTCTTCCTTCAAGTAATCTATGTATTCCTCCACTTGTTGAACGTCATTCTCGTCTTCTAAGGCACCAACGACTTTCTCATCAACTTTAACAAGGTAAACATTACTATCAAATATTTCTACAAAATCTGTTGTAAATATTCCACCCGTAATGAAGAATATAAATAAAAATACAAAAGAGTAATATAACTTTTTTTGCCCAAGCCCGCCCCGGTATTCTAAATCATAAGGTAAATCAGGTTTAAAATTATATTGCAATGCTTACACCCCTTTAACCTGGTTCATTTGAGTTTTGTCATTAATAGTCATTTATAACAGCTTTTTTAGCCGCGCAGAATCATTATTCTTTAAAAATTCCATTTTTCCTTCTTTTTTAAAAATTTTTTGCCTATTTGCCTAATTACTACTTATGACTGGTGTAAAAAGTTATATGAACAATGTTTTGTTTTTAATTGCTATAAATTTTGATGAAAAAATAAGAAAAACAGGACTTTTGTCCTGTAACAAAAAATAATAAATAGAAATAAAAATGGTGCCGAGAGACGGAGTCGAACCGCCGACACGAGGATTTTCAGTCCTCTGCTCTACCGCCTGAGCTATCTCGGCACATTTTAAATGGTGACCCCTAGGGGATTCGAACCCCTGTCTTCGGCGTGAAAGGCCGATGTCTTAAACCACTTGACCAAGGGGCCACTTCAATCAATTAAAAAGTACAACTAAACTTTTTAATGGTGAGCCATCCAGGATTCGAACCTGGGACACCCTGATTAAAAGTCAGGTG
The Natranaerofaba carboxydovora genome window above contains:
- the yycI gene encoding two-component system regulatory protein YycI, whose protein sequence is MDWNKTKTILIFAFLCLNILLGYRLWFSGAESFSPWIVPEKKEEVLDYLQAKNISLKSDIPGEVQSKSFYEVRNKGFCEEKFFDDLELNLNEFEKTKNENFNLYMGPKDEVIYIYNSGMIKFYFPRGYTPVDSPIKSNYWHSTDKVFWGKDFVNTISVPDNVFLEQIYFGDENQIELLYHQKNEDENFYGGYLRLIITPNGIIRGQFFWLDFKGKSEDSIEIIPATTALLRLESHLPSGVENVIKEVSFGYYTQEFYADKWDALPAWKFKLQDRIYYINAFTGELEGKIEAFE
- a CDS encoding histidine phosphatase family protein, coding for MNLLLIRHGATKANIDKRFQGTLDYPLSEAGTKQAELLANRLKNEKISKIYSSNLVRAKDTAEEIKRYHDNKLEIEVIPQLREYSWGIIEGLTREEIRLKYSELANKMEKNFWNTTIPEEEGILAFKERLQRVFNLLVERHLRDASDTNENIALVTHGRVLGGFIALITGYNLYDMPWPFVFSNASLTKVSVSYYSNEIRARIVLLNDICHIKGCEEGITY
- a CDS encoding ATP-binding protein, which encodes MLKSIQWKLVFIYLLLILIAMELISVYLLDSLENYYLNDYRESMKSQSQLVGTLLKRHMDDDDIDREYMDSLIEELGKETEKEIILLDQNGRVITTTGADSELEGKLILEHEITRSLSGNTGTDIRINPQTNYREKYMAMPIEEGQQILGVVYMIGSLEKIDLTMEEVRTILFSGTLIAMLITAILGFMLAKTITDPIKEVTLTAEAMAKGDFDKRIDIKGDDEVGSLGKMFNFLASRLDKTLKEISSEKGKVERILEQMTDGVIVVDDDYNVIHMNPAAKQMLGFINNLMTKEEFLRAQKAIEDKNKETFITSVNDQILKAQVVPYKSQDNSQKGIIIVLNDITEQEELIKMKQEFIENVSHELRTPLTSIKSYVETLLDGAMEDRSNSYRFLNVIENETSRMVSMINDLLVLSRLDKKEDIINFREVEINELVQRSIENIEGMAERKELKLKSDFYPEKLWISGDKNRIIQVLTNVLENAIKYTPAGGSISASTNLNKEGVKIIVEDSGIGIPDSDLNRVFERFYRVDKARSREKGGTGLGLAISREIIKAHGGKIKAYSKEGEGTTIELLFPFKTEKNIRRA
- the yycH gene encoding two-component system activity regulator YycH, with translation MLEHFKTILLITLVISSIVLSGQLWMGSSHYELADEPTSERIDYGEKAQIFEQIAPTEILLRLKGEALDEKVADVNETITSDELDILTDAEDNSRKSDIIYSFRKNTKRYSHIWNILKEDFFETLIEQNLSIEIYDKEDISDKLENDYNELILKFDFPIVEIIKENLKTSQIMNYEFNDFDKLTIYLDNSFEIIGIFLKDCKNENRLLKLELNEELGIMREKLSENLNLENDGPGETLTASELIDQIDTNEILLDLSENGKFDIDKLSKDQFSFSIEKSCEITLPEMTEYMVKKEIGYEELDKERLAKAFFHDLSFVRKIDEWDGGLIYTDGQKALRFLPGGGFEYDAPHATDLTKTTREGINIKQAIEKSGEYISLYGGWNENLLIENLNFAGENQIRDEGNFETSYRYYHEGYPIINMESIKIDFNFQGTFNYFRMLPGNIEPVNQNHEDMQENIKKTLLEPEEILLNWLKDKLSGELKGKIEDFDEEKQIDEDKQIEITVDVKDIKYAYYKQEDQNILIPVLVIESDSNKYVFDALDGGVIVEK
- a CDS encoding S1C family serine protease: MSLFDEFENKSTSRFKSLILPLFFGIIIGGIMLAIILPPVVVSRFEAQLEENLDTNTKQNQDEQISKEKKEELADIVEGEEKIWPFNDEEEDYQDTPVVRAANAVMPSVVGVSTDRVGAFGQQQELEGAGSGIIVDSDGYVVTNYHVIQHANEIYINIEEGDDERAEVIGTDQESDLALLKIEKSGLPAVEFGDSDELVRGELAVAIGNPLGLDFQRSVTSGVISAPDRTMLIENDYVELVQTDAAINPGNSGGPLVNAKGEVIGINSVKIQAHGVEGMGFAIPSNLVQDVVEELRDQGYVERPWLGIIVEEVDPFAPIPGMRIAEVENGSPADEAGLQRGDIILKMEDEEVQTLAELRKIRDQYEIGDEITITVMRGQEEVELDLVLGSPRN
- a CDS encoding MBL fold metallo-hydrolase; its protein translation is MFKVKVLASGSNGNSIFIEGHNTKILIDAGLSGKFIENKLKELNVDPNELSGILVSHEHKDHVTGVGVFSRRYDIPVYATKRTWEQLKSMIGEINHQNERELHKGGFELNDIYVAPFPVSHDALDPVGFNLMVNNIKISIATDCGVFSSVMKDRLKGSNCLIIESNHDPELLKKGPYPLFLKKRIRSVKGHLSNDDLAEKLGDIVTSNTDNIVLAHLSEENNKPDLAFNCIKNSMVFNGISAGETNLMVADRKNGTSLIQVEG
- a CDS encoding ferredoxin domain-containing protein, yielding MIIEGKAAEKKGLKQVAELICVAARTAPKGKGVDNIVTAVISDESLEKLQKEMYRIADEEGAEFFRRDAGCLENTPYIVLIGTKIEPVGVAPCGYCGYLNCKENKKNNGICAFNTGDLGIAIGSAVSKAADFRVDNRVLFTAGKAALNLGFLGEEVKIAYGIPLTSSGKNIFFDREKK
- a CDS encoding DUF362 domain-containing protein, with the translated sequence MAKNQIYFADARANEFDYNHSFVAKFEEILNRIDLSNYFDEKEYVAVKTHFGSYGAHRIIRPIFIRKVVEKIKEHGGQPFVTDTVRIPGLEYLEVANMEGLNHLSVGAPMVLADGIFGQDKINVKAGDILGEIGIASTIYNSPSMIVISHCKGHIGSGYGGAIKNLGMGAISCRNDCGHAERGRIHFAQNISLEWDKEKCTYCERCIEVCPHEAIYKDDSTENIEVNYEICVKCGRCARVCKEEALTLPQSEERFQKGLAEAAYAAVSTFQKGKILYINFILEVQPECDCMPMADTPVVQDQGVLVSDDIVAIEKATLDILKEAELLPESKGYEKEVKKEEEPLAAINEKHPQWHIDHAEELGMGTKDYELIKIDQKLKKEDDKKNKK